The sequence AAAGGCGCCGGGGCTGGTGTTTCTATGGCTTGGGGAAGTTGGTGCTCTGGGACTAATCCTGTTCTTCGGGATACCCATGAGTATATTCTTGTTTTTTCAAAGGGTTCATTTTCCCGTAAGAAGTCCGAGGGGAAGGTGGATACAATCACTCGTGATCAATTTATGGAATGGACAAAATCTGTATGGATCATGAATCCAGAATCGGCTAAAAAAGTTGGTCACCCTGCGCCATTTCCTGTTGCGCTACCCTACAGGCTGATTCAGTTATATACCTTCACGGAAGACATCGTTTTAGACCCTTTTATGGGTAGTGGTTCTACTGCCATAGCGGCTTGGAAATCAGGCAGAAAATATGTGGGTTACGAAATTGACCCAAACTACATAAAACTTGCTCAAGAGCGGTTAGCCGCACACACAGATCATCAGATCGAGCTTGAGATATGGAATTCTCACCCGACCTAAGCCGTCTGGAGTTGGGTAGCCGGACGCAGAGTGAGGGTAAAACAAGTTTGCCCATCTCCACTGGTGACGGTGATCTGCCCGCCCAGTCGTTCCACCAGACTTTTCACTAAAGCCAAGCCCAAGCCCGTGCCCCCGTACTGTCAATTGATAGAGGTATCCATTTGTTTCGATAAAATGCGAATGGCATAGGGGTCGCAGGGGCACCGCCCCCGTAAAAGAAGCACCTGCGGTGTATGGTTCTGGAGAATTTTTGTTTGCAAATCAAGTGGGATTGCTATATCCCTCAATTTGTGAACAGGCTGTATAGTAATTTCAAACAAGTTTGCGACATTCGCCTTTACCTGCAAACCCTCTCCCGGAAAGGAATAAAGCGATTGCCAATACCTAAAAAGTGTCGCATTCTAAAACAGAATGACTATAATTGATAGAGGTATCCATTTGTTTCGATAATGGGATATGTAAGTAACCCTTATGAATATGGGGTGATATTCGTTTAGATAATAGAATACAGAAGAAACTCCTATGGAAAATGGGTTGATATTTACTGGGATTCTGTCTAATTTGAAGACAGGTAAATCACTCCTATGAGGTACGCTAAAATGTCGCAACTTTTAACCGCCCTAAATGTTGTTGATTCATGTCCCACTCAAGCAGTTAACCACGATGTTTCTCTGCAAAATCGTCTCCGGGCTGCCTTGGAACACGCCCGCCGTGTGACCAGTATGTATGGGGAAGATCACATTGAAATTGCCCTCGCTTGGGAGATGGTGGCAGAACTGGAAAAAGCGCAACGACGTCAGACCCAACCCCGGCTGAGCAATTTTGAGTTGTATTGTTTGATGAATCCCGATGCTCCCGAATGTCGCATTTATGATTTGTAGGGATTTTAATTCCTGATCTGATGCGGTCGGAAGCTAATTTTTTCCTATGAGCCTGAGGGTTGCCTGCGACTTCTAGCCTAATGGCTCATATTTTATACCCATTGCAGGTTTTTGCCAATATATTCCTCATTGAAAGGGAAGGAGGTAGGTGTGGATTTCTGGTCTTCGTTTTTAGCGGATTTTGTTAAGCAGTTGCAGTCCCCGACGCTCAGCTTTTTGATTGGTGGGATGGTGATTGCCGCCCTTGGCAGTCAGTTGGTGATTCCCGAGGCAATTTGTCAGATCATTGTCTTTATGTTGCTGATTAAAATCGGTCTGACCGGTGGTATGGCTATCCGTAATTCCAATCTGACCGAGATGGTTTTGCCGATGGCATTTGCCATAGTGTTGGGCATTCTGATTGTCTTTATTGCCCGCTATACCTTGGCGCGATTGCCCCGGGTCAAAGTTGTGGATGCGCTGGCGACGGGGGGATTATTTGGGGCGGTGAGTGGCTCGACGATGGCGGCGGCCTTGGCCACGTTGGAGGAACAAAAAATTCCCTTTGAGGCCTGGGCGGGGGCGCTCTATCCGTTTATGGACATTCCCGCTTTGGTGACGGCGATTGTGGTGGCTAATATTTATCTCAACCAAAAGAAACGGCAGGCTACATCGGAGGAATATTTCAGCAGGGAGCCGGTGGCGGCAGGGGATTATCCCAGTACCCGGCGGGAGTATCTCAGCAAACAGCGGGGGCCGGTCGCGCATCGGGTGGAAATTTGGCCAATTATCAAGGAAAGTCTCCAGGGGCCTGCCCTATCAGCCATGTTGCTCGGCATTGCCCTGGGTCTGTTTGCTCAGCCGGAGAGTGTTTATAAGAATTTTTACGATCCCCTGTTCCGGGGTCTGCTTTCGATTCTGATGTTGGTGATGGGGATGGAGGCCTGGTCACGGGTGGGAGAATTGCGGAAGGTGGCCCAATGGTATGTGGTGTACAGTGTACTGGCACCGTTTGTGCATGGCTCCATTGCCTTTGCCCTGGGGATGGTGGCTCACTACCTGACGGGGTTCAGCCTGGGTGGGGTCGTGGTGCTGGCGGTGATTGCGGCTTCCAGTTCGGACATCTCTGGTCCACCGACTCTGCGGGCGGGGATTCCATCGGCCAATCCCTCGGCGTACATCGGGGCTTCCACAGCCATTGGCACACCCGTTGCTATCAGCTTGTGTATCCCGTTTTTCCTGGGGCTGGCGCAGTCCTTGGGTGCAGGAGCAAATTAGTGTTGGGAAAATCGTACACACTCTGTAAGCATTTTGTAAGGAGGTAACTTACATGGCTAAGCCAGCCAAAAAGCTCGTCATCATCACGGAAAAAATTCTGCTGAAGAAAATCGCCCATATCATCGAGGAGTCTGGGGCAAGCGGCTACACGGTTCTGGAAACCGGCGGGAAGGGCAGTCGCAATGTGCGTTCTTCGGGGCAACCCAACGTTTCCGACACCCACGGCAATATCAAATTTGAGGTACTGACCCCGGATCGGGAGATGGCTGAGAAGATTGCCGATGAGGTTGGCATCAATTTTTTCCTCAATTACGCAGGCATGATCTACATTTCCGATGCGGAGGTGCTGTATGGGCACAGTTTCTGTGGACCAGAAGGCTGTTGAACTAGCATCAACACCTCACTAATGATGATCAGAACCGGGTGATCCCCGGTTTTTTTTTAGTGCTATAGGAATCCTAACTGAATTGAGAACAAGGGTCGCAGTAGGTTCGTTAATTGAATAAGAGCGCCCTACAATAGGACTTTATGGGAACCCCTATTTATTTGCACCAATCATCAATCCCATCCTGGGAATGCCTGTATTACTCAGAACCAGAGGCGGGGGTGCCCCCTGCGACCGCTAATTTTGAATTTATAGAAGTACCCTTATAATAACTTTATAATAAATAAATTGAGGGCGCCTCTATTTATTACTATCAGTGGAAGATTATTTCGCTAAAGTGCTCATATTAATGGCTACGCCACGCAGGCTATCGAGAACCAAGACGGGGGCTACGCCCCTGCGACCCATTTTTAGCAGTGCCCTTGATGCTCAACCCCTAATAAAAACTTGGAGAAATTTACATCAATTTTATGACTACCATATTAGCCATTGAAACCAGTTGCGATGAAACGGCGGTAGCGGTCGTACAAAACCGGTGCGTTTTAGCGGAGGCGGTGGCTTCCCAAATTGCTCAGCATCAGGTCTATGGCGGCGTGGTGCCGGAACTTGCGTCTCGCCAACATTTGGAAGGGATTAACCTCCTCCTCCAGCAGGTGCAAAAGCAAACCGGGCTATCCTGGGGGGACGTGGATGGCATTGCCGTTACCTGTGCGCCGGGGTTGGTGGGTGCCTTGAATATCGGGCTGGCCGCCGCCAAGACATTAGCAGTACTTTATCAACGCCCCCTCGTGGGGATTCATCACCTGGAAGGTCACATTTGCGCCGCTTATTTGACCGAACCTACACTGGAACCGCCGTTTTTGTGCCTGTTGGTATCGGGGGGACACACCAGTTTGGTGGCAGTGCGGGACGGACAGACCTATGACCCCCTGGGGCAAACCCGGGACGATGCGGTGGGGGAAGCCTTTGATAAGGTGGCTCGCCTGCTGGGGCTAGGGTATCCCGGTGGCCCGTTGATTGACCGGCTGGCCCAAACCGGAAATCCGCATACTTTTGCATTACCCGAAGGTAAAATTTCCCTGCCGGGGGGGGGCTACCATCCCTACGACATGAGCTTTAGCGGTCTCAAAACCGCCGTGCGTCGTTTGGTCGAACAACTGCCCTCACCCCTACCGGTAGCGGATGTGGCGGCGAGTTTTCAGTACACTGTGGTGCAAGCCCTGACCCGCCGGGCGATTCGCTGTGCCTTGGCAGAGGGGTTGACTACCCTGGTCGTGGCTGGGGGGGTGGCAGCCAATCGGGAATTGCGGCAAACCATGACCACCACTGCGGCTCAGCACGGTATCCGGGTGATTATCCCGCCCATGAAGTACTGCACGGATAATGCCGCCATGATTGGCTGTGCTGGGGTATTGCGCCTCACCCAAGGACACCATTCCCCGTTGCACCTCACCAGTCAGTCCCGCCTGTCCCTCACGGAAATTAGTACTTTGTACGTTAAAGACTAGGAATAGCTGGGGTCGCTCAGGTAGGTGTAGCGGTTCAGGCTGTGTTCGTAGTGGGCAAGCAGGCGTTGGGCTTCATCCAGGGTAATGCGATTGGCTTGCAAAGCGGCTTCACTTTGACGGCGCAGATGTTCAAGCAAATCCTCCGCATCGTACTGCACATAGCCTAACACTTCCCGGAGGGTGTCGCCCTTGACGACGTGTTCGATGTGATAGCCAGCGGGGGACAACCGAATATGCACCGCATTGGTATCCCCAAACAGGTTGTGCAAATTGCCCATAATTTCCTGATAGGCTCCCCCCAAAAACAGCCCCAAGTAGTAGGGTTGCCCCGGTTGATAGGAGTGCAATTCCAGGAGGGATTTCACATCCCGCAGGTCAATAAAACGATTGATTTTGCCATCACTATCGCAGGTTAAATCCGCTAAAGTACCCCGGCAAGTGGGTTTTTCATTCAGGCGATGGATGGGCATGATCGGAAAGAGTTGGTCAATTGCCCAGGTATCCGGTGCGGATTGAAAAACGGAAAGATTTACATAATAGATGGAAGCCATGATATTGGGCAGGTCTTCGAGGTCGTCGGGAACGTAGTCCTGTTGTTGGGTAATATCCAGAATTTTTTGACAACATCCCCAATATAAGCGTTCCGCATCCGCCCGCTCCCGCAGGGTTAAATAACCCAAATTAAATAAGCTAATTGCCTCGTCCTTGAATTGGGTGGCATCGTGGTAGGCTTCCTGATAGTTATCCGGGCGGATTGTGCTGTAGGTTTCGTACAAATTCCGCAGGACGATATGGGCTGATTCCGGGGGGCTAGGTGGGACATCCCGTGGCACTTCCCCGGTTCCCAACACATCGAAAATCAACACGGATTGATGCGCTGTTAATGCCCGCCCACTTTCACTGATTAAGGTCGGGACAGGCAGGTTTTTCTGCATACAGGCATCTTTGATGGCAGCCACCACATCGTTGGCATAGTTCTGCATGGTGTAATTCACGGAGGCATAAAAATTGGTTTTGGAGCCGTCGTAATCTACCCCCAAACCCCCCCCC comes from Synechococcus sp. C9 and encodes:
- the speA gene encoding biosynthetic arginine decarboxylase — translated: MTTQAGLMVPATAPASSWGIEDSEELYRIKGWGEPYFSINAAGRVTVSPMGERGGSLDLFELVQSLQRRNIQLPLLIRFPDILQNRIERLNACFAKAIARYNYEGVYRGVFPVKCNQQRHLVEALVQFGQPYHFGLEAGSKPELLIALSTLPTGQPQAAPLLICNGYKDREYIETAILSRRLGHETIIVLEQLAELELVIQASQNLGIRPVVGVRAKLSTKGVGRWGDSAGERAKFGLTVPEILQTVERLQAVNLLDCLRLLHFHIGSQISAIGVLKDALKEAGQIYTELMALGAPMGYLDVGGGLGVDYDGSKTNFYASVNYTMQNYANDVVAAIKDACMQKNLPVPTLISESGRALTAHQSVLIFDVLGTGEVPRDVPPSPPESAHIVLRNLYETYSTIRPDNYQEAYHDATQFKDEAISLFNLGYLTLRERADAERLYWGCCQKILDITQQQDYVPDDLEDLPNIMASIYYVNLSVFQSAPDTWAIDQLFPIMPIHRLNEKPTCRGTLADLTCDSDGKINRFIDLRDVKSLLELHSYQPGQPYYLGLFLGGAYQEIMGNLHNLFGDTNAVHIRLSPAGYHIEHVVKGDTLREVLGYVQYDAEDLLEHLRRQSEAALQANRITLDEAQRLLAHYEHSLNRYTYLSDPSYS
- a CDS encoding Calvin cycle protein CP12, yielding MSQLLTALNVVDSCPTQAVNHDVSLQNRLRAALEHARRVTSMYGEDHIEIALAWEMVAELEKAQRRQTQPRLSNFELYCLMNPDAPECRIYDL
- a CDS encoding sodium-dependent bicarbonate transport family permease, translated to MDFWSSFLADFVKQLQSPTLSFLIGGMVIAALGSQLVIPEAICQIIVFMLLIKIGLTGGMAIRNSNLTEMVLPMAFAIVLGILIVFIARYTLARLPRVKVVDALATGGLFGAVSGSTMAAALATLEEQKIPFEAWAGALYPFMDIPALVTAIVVANIYLNQKKRQATSEEYFSREPVAAGDYPSTRREYLSKQRGPVAHRVEIWPIIKESLQGPALSAMLLGIALGLFAQPESVYKNFYDPLFRGLLSILMLVMGMEAWSRVGELRKVAQWYVVYSVLAPFVHGSIAFALGMVAHYLTGFSLGGVVVLAVIAASSSDISGPPTLRAGIPSANPSAYIGASTAIGTPVAISLCIPFFLGLAQSLGAGAN
- the tsaD gene encoding tRNA (adenosine(37)-N6)-threonylcarbamoyltransferase complex transferase subunit TsaD; this encodes MTTILAIETSCDETAVAVVQNRCVLAEAVASQIAQHQVYGGVVPELASRQHLEGINLLLQQVQKQTGLSWGDVDGIAVTCAPGLVGALNIGLAAAKTLAVLYQRPLVGIHHLEGHICAAYLTEPTLEPPFLCLLVSGGHTSLVAVRDGQTYDPLGQTRDDAVGEAFDKVARLLGLGYPGGPLIDRLAQTGNPHTFALPEGKISLPGGGYHPYDMSFSGLKTAVRRLVEQLPSPLPVADVAASFQYTVVQALTRRAIRCALAEGLTTLVVAGGVAANRELRQTMTTTAAQHGIRVIIPPMKYCTDNAAMIGCAGVLRLTQGHHSPLHLTSQSRLSLTEISTLYVKD
- a CDS encoding site-specific DNA-methyltransferase, which codes for MSKSSKTSKFGTTARISHDSSEYYSSRLYAELSQDNGDPPVPDQVFPSEYENTILLGTSENMQELPDNSVHLMITSPPYNVTKEYDENLTLKEYLQLLRKVFTETYRVLVHGGRACVNVANLGRKPYIPLSDYISQMMLEIGFQMRGEIIWYKGAGAGVSMAWGSWCSGTNPVLRDTHEYILVFSKGSFSRKKSEGKVDTITRDQFMEWTKSVWIMNPESAKKVGHPAPFPVALPYRLIQLYTFTEDIVLDPFMGSGSTAIAAWKSGRKYVGYEIDPNYIKLAQERLAAHTDHQIELEIWNSHPT